In one Pirellulales bacterium genomic region, the following are encoded:
- a CDS encoding DUF1800 domain-containing protein, with product MTRLTRRQFGHWTALAFGAMSLGGCAPWEWADPQHGLNRLTSEPAPTPAEWRVLNRLGFGPRPGDVSRLRAEGIQDWIERQLHPESIPESTDLEAALARLDTLDASPEEAHDRELDWEPETAISPIVGKVLKLGKTRDPRPGLTRQELVQATVLRAAFSNRSLQEVMVEFWSDHFSINQGKGECRWLKTTDDRQMRPLVLGKFRELLGASSHSPAMLFYLDNVDNRNSRDPLDPHFNENYARELLELHTLGDTSAYSLHDIQEVARILSGWTVGSPGSSSEGQFVFRAAEHDDGEKVVLGQRFPAGQGQRDGEQLLDFLAAHPLTAHFVAGKLCNRFLSAAAPQLRDRLATTFLRTQGDIRQVVGELVRSDEFQRGDQPIFKRPFEFTISAVRILGARTSGSGIIQYLESMGQRPFAWLQPNGYPLAANYWATGLLSRWTFAIDLARNQIGETWINLDALQRATRGKKPADICRRLSEGLLPTPLAAENLDALATLNAPTGASGALSPDALSQCLALLLMSPQFQWC from the coding sequence ATGACACGACTTACTCGCAGACAATTCGGCCATTGGACGGCCCTGGCCTTCGGGGCCATGTCGCTGGGGGGCTGCGCCCCTTGGGAATGGGCTGACCCGCAGCACGGGCTCAATCGCTTGACGAGCGAGCCCGCTCCAACGCCCGCCGAATGGCGCGTGCTCAATCGCTTGGGCTTCGGGCCGCGCCCGGGCGATGTTTCCCGGTTGCGGGCCGAGGGGATCCAAGATTGGATCGAGCGGCAGCTTCATCCGGAGTCGATTCCCGAATCGACCGATCTTGAAGCGGCGCTAGCACGGCTCGACACACTCGACGCTTCGCCCGAGGAAGCCCACGATCGCGAACTGGACTGGGAGCCGGAAACGGCGATTTCGCCGATCGTCGGCAAGGTGCTGAAACTCGGCAAAACGCGCGATCCGCGTCCCGGTCTTACCCGGCAAGAGCTCGTTCAAGCCACCGTGCTCCGCGCCGCTTTCAGCAATCGCTCGCTGCAAGAGGTGATGGTCGAGTTTTGGAGCGACCATTTCAGCATCAACCAGGGCAAAGGCGAATGCCGCTGGTTGAAAACGACCGACGATCGGCAGATGCGGCCGCTGGTGCTGGGCAAGTTCCGCGAGCTGCTCGGTGCGTCGTCGCACAGCCCGGCAATGCTGTTTTATCTCGACAACGTCGATAATCGCAACTCACGCGACCCGCTCGACCCGCATTTCAACGAGAACTACGCCCGTGAGTTGCTCGAATTGCACACGCTCGGCGACACGTCGGCCTATTCGCTGCACGACATTCAAGAAGTCGCGCGCATCCTGAGCGGTTGGACAGTCGGCTCGCCCGGCAGCAGTTCCGAGGGGCAATTCGTCTTTCGCGCGGCCGAGCACGACGACGGCGAAAAAGTCGTGCTTGGCCAACGATTTCCTGCCGGGCAGGGCCAGCGCGATGGCGAGCAATTGCTCGATTTTCTCGCCGCCCATCCGCTGACGGCCCACTTCGTGGCGGGCAAGCTATGCAATCGATTTCTCAGTGCCGCGGCGCCCCAATTGCGCGATCGGCTGGCGACGACCTTCTTGCGCACTCAGGGAGACATCCGCCAAGTGGTCGGCGAACTGGTGCGCAGCGACGAATTTCAACGCGGCGACCAACCGATCTTCAAGCGGCCATTCGAATTCACGATCTCCGCGGTGCGGATCCTCGGCGCTCGCACCTCCGGCAGCGGGATCATTCAATATCTCGAATCGATGGGGCAGCGCCCGTTTGCCTGGTTGCAGCCGAACGGCTATCCGCTCGCGGCAAATTATTGGGCCACCGGCCTTCTTTCGCGGTGGACGTTTGCCATCGATCTGGCGCGAAATCAGATCGGCGAAACGTGGATCAATCTCGACGCCTTGCAGCGCGCGACGCGCGGCAAGAAGCCGGCCGACATTTGCCGCCGCCTTTCCGAAGGACTTTTGCCGACGCCGCTCGCGGCCGAAAACCTCGATGCCCTGGCGACGCTAAACGCGCCGACCGGCGCTTCCGGAGCGCTATCGCCCGACGCCTTGTCGCAATGCCTGGCCCTGTTGCTGATGAGCCCCCAATTCCAATGGTGCTAA
- a CDS encoding DUF1501 domain-containing protein translates to MPLHTPAPNAASADRLIFRPTAGPAGDVLVAVFLRGGMDAIYTIPPFGDRAFQLQRHGFGPLEPGSKHSANGLINLDDYFGLHPHFAPLESLYRQKLMAIVHAVGLEEPILSHFDASRAIERGATGKQIATGWIGRHLAADAAGISSTAPGSNPSPLRAVAMGHGIPLALHGAEAQSLDSLGDYRLEVPAGWDPGFSRVLRTLYAGGADLASTAGRQTFDTIAVLQRLAKSRYQSANSAIYPFDTFGNHLSQVAQLIKADVGLEAAVLDLSDWDSHASQIDFLVPPMQSLALGLQAFAQDMGEQMRRVLVVAMSEFGRRVQPNDSAGTDHGRGSAMLVVGGGVHGGKVYGRWPGLAAHDLDVQGNLRVTTDYRDVLAEIVDRRLKNPAIDRVFPGLKPKYLNFTAT, encoded by the coding sequence ATGCCCCTCCATACGCCAGCGCCGAACGCCGCCAGCGCCGACCGCCTGATATTCCGGCCGACGGCCGGGCCCGCAGGCGATGTGTTGGTGGCAGTTTTTTTGCGCGGCGGCATGGATGCGATTTACACGATCCCGCCCTTCGGCGATCGCGCTTTTCAATTGCAGCGGCATGGCTTTGGCCCGTTGGAGCCGGGGTCCAAACACTCGGCGAACGGTTTAATCAATCTCGATGATTATTTCGGTCTGCATCCCCATTTCGCCCCGCTTGAATCGCTCTACCGTCAAAAACTGATGGCGATTGTTCATGCCGTCGGATTGGAAGAGCCGATTCTGTCGCATTTCGATGCCAGCCGGGCCATCGAGCGCGGGGCCACCGGCAAACAGATTGCCACCGGCTGGATCGGCCGCCATCTTGCCGCGGACGCAGCCGGAATTTCATCCACGGCTCCCGGCTCGAATCCTTCTCCCTTGCGCGCCGTTGCGATGGGGCATGGAATTCCGTTGGCCTTGCACGGCGCAGAGGCCCAATCGCTCGACTCGCTGGGCGATTATCGGCTGGAAGTGCCCGCCGGCTGGGATCCTGGCTTTTCGCGCGTGTTGCGGACGTTGTATGCCGGCGGCGCCGATTTGGCTTCGACAGCCGGACGCCAAACGTTCGACACCATCGCCGTGCTCCAGCGGTTGGCAAAATCGAGATATCAATCTGCCAATTCGGCCATTTACCCCTTCGACACCTTCGGCAACCACCTGAGCCAAGTCGCGCAGTTGATCAAGGCCGACGTTGGATTGGAAGCCGCGGTACTCGACCTGTCGGATTGGGACAGCCACGCATCGCAAATCGATTTTCTCGTTCCCCCCATGCAAAGCCTCGCCCTGGGCTTGCAAGCATTCGCGCAAGACATGGGGGAGCAGATGCGGCGCGTGCTGGTCGTGGCGATGTCGGAATTCGGACGTCGCGTGCAGCCAAACGACTCGGCCGGCACCGATCATGGCCGGGGCTCGGCCATGCTCGTGGTCGGCGGGGGCGTTCACGGCGGCAAAGTTTACGGTCGCTGGCCCGGCTTGGCGGCCCACGATCTCGACGTGCAGGGCAATCTTCGCGTCACGACCGATTACCGCGACGTTCTCGCGGAAATCGTCGACCGCCGGCTCAAAAACCCCGCCATCGACCGCGTCTTTCCCGGCCTGAAACCAAAGTACCTGA